A stretch of the Drosophila subpulchrella strain 33 F10 #4 breed RU33 unplaced genomic scaffold, RU_Dsub_v1.1 Primary Assembly Seq24, whole genome shotgun sequence genome encodes the following:
- the LOC119559443 gene encoding tubulin-specific chaperone E encodes MVGIIDEAHLFYPLGTRIKIAENYGTVRYVGEVSGHMGTWLGIEWDDGMRGKHNGIVDGKRYFQTQKPMAGSFIRPGKLGPCATLEDAARERYLNYDSSNVDESLIRETQASLQASLFEVVGMDKIARKQSKFEQLAEISVDQTPVNAAGYLKELTQLTTLNVSHTLIWNWEIVASIAQQLPSLTSLNLSSNRLVLPTSSQISDLEPAFRQLKRINLRNCGFTEWKDVMQTALLWPNIVSLGLQENCFGQLAEVDRKKIFRQLQELDLHRTNIIDFDQVAKLGNLTTLRLLNLMENGIEEIKLPDCDPQEKLNMFASLEQLNLLYNPIWNEADAFNELDKLPQLRRLNKTPHLKSNFDEMVSKAVASISGLQFINKALVTAEERRGAEYDIWKKYAPDWMQATHQGSDSLREFNRRHRTYHLLVKKYGSPIDFLPPSQAKRSNLINVCIQHQLTGETWDKKVPRMITVQTLQGLVMKRFQLGGNVPQLCYVDAQHPDLVVPLDNNAKTLDFYSVQEHDTVLVQ; translated from the exons ATGGTGGGAATTATTGACGAGGCACATCTATTTTATCCGCTGGGTACACGCATCAAAATAGCCGAAAACTATGGCACAGTGCGTTATGTGGGAGAG GTTAGCGGCCACATGGGCACCTGGCTGGGAATTGAGTGGGACGACGGGATGCGGGGCAAGCACAACGGAATCGTAGACGGCAAGCGCTATTTCCAGACACAGAAGCCTATGGCGGGCAGTTTTATCCGGCCGGGCAAGTTGGGGCCGTGCGCCACCCTGGAGGACGCCGCCCGGGAGCGGTACCTGAACTACGACTCAAGCAACGTCGACGAGTCCCTCATTCGGGAGACACAAGCTAGTCTGCAGGCGTCCCTCTTTGAGGTCGTGGGCATGGACAAAATCGCTCGGAAGCAGAGCAAGTTCGAGCAGCTGGCGGAGATAAGCGTAGATCAGACGCCAGTGAATGCTGCCGGGTACTTAAAGGAGCTGACACAGTTGACAACGCTGAACGTAAGCCACACCTTGATCTGGAACTGGGAGATTGTGGCCAGCATCGCGCAGCAGTTACCCTCCTTGACTAGCCTGAACCTGAG CTCCAATCGACTGGTTTTGCCCACGTCTTCCCAAATCTCTGATCTGGAGCCTGCCTTCCGGCAGCTAAAGCGCATCAATCTGCGCAACTGCGGCTTCACCGAATGGAAGGACGTGATGCAGACGGCGCTGCTTTGGCCTAATATTGTGTCACTGGGCCTGCAggagaactgtttcggtcagCTTGCCGAGGTCGATCGAAAGAAAATCTTCAGGCAGCTCCAGGAGCTCGACTTGCACCGCacgaatataatagattttgacCAAGTGGCGAAGTTGGGCAACTTGACGACGTTGCGCTTGTTGAATCTCATGGAGAACGGCATCGAAGAGATAAAACTTCCTGACTGTGATCCCCAAGAAAAGCTTAATATGTTCGCCTCTTTGGAACAGTTAAACCTTCTTTACAATCCCATTTGGAACGAA GCTGATGCTTTTAACGAGCTTGACAAGCTTCCTCAGTTGAGGCGCCTGAACAAGACTCCGCATCTGAAGTCCAATTTTGATGAAATGGTCTCCAAGGCCGTTGCTAGCATTAGCGGCCTACAATTTATCAACAAGGCCCTGGTGACAGCGGAGGAAAGACGTGGTGCCGAGTACGATATTTGGAAGAAGTATGCCCCGGACTGGATGCAAGCGACGCATCAAGGATCGGATTCGTTGCGTGAGTTTAACCGGAGGCATCGCACTTATCATTTGCTTGTTAAAA AGTATGGTTCTCCGATAGACTTTTTACCACCCAGCCAAGCGAAACGATCGAACTTAATTAATGTTTGCATACAGCATCAGCTGACGGGCGAAACTTGGGACAAAAAAGTTCCGCGAATGATTACTGTGCAAACTCTGCAAGGATTGGTTATGAAGCGATTTCAACTAGGCGGTAACGTTCCCCAGCTGTGCTACGTTGATGCACAGCACCCTGATCTGGTTGTTCCGCTGGATAacaatgcaaaaacgctggaCTTCTATTCTGTACAGGAGCACGACACGGTTTTGGTTCAATAG